TTGATGGAAATCCGGATCTGAATCTTGCTACGTTTGTGACGACATGGATGGAACCTGAGGCCGATAGACTTATAATCGAAAATCTACACAAGAATTTCATAGATCACTTTGAATATCCTCAGGTTAATGTTATAGAGGAGAGAATAGTTAACATACTTGCAAATTTATACAATGTTCCAGAGAGAGATAATTTCATCGGTACTTCTACAATAGGTTCTTCTGAGGCAATTATGTTGGGTCTTCTTGCACACAAATGGAACTGGAAGCAGAGACGGATCAAGGAAAATGAACCGCATGATAGGCCGAACATAGTATTTGGCGGTGACACTCATGTTTCTTGGGATAAATTTGCAAAATATTTTGACGTCGAGCCAAGAATTGTACCTCTTAAGAAGGATCGGTTTGTAATAGGTCCAGATGATGTTAGGAAAAAAATAGATGAGAACACAATAGCAGTGGGGGCGGTCTTAGGGACTACATTTACAGGTGAATTTGATCCTGTGACAGAGTTGAATGACATGCTGCTGGATGTTAAAAACGATCTTGGTCTTGATATACCTATTCACGTTGACGCAGCCAGCGCTGGATTTATTACGCCGTTTTATGAACCGGATTTTAAATGGGATTTTCGGCTGGAGCAAGTTAAGTCAATAAATTCGTCAGGCCATAAATTTGGTCTGGTTTATCCGGGACTAGGCTGGCTAATTTTTAGAAACGAAAGCCTTCTCCCTGAGGATCTAAAATTCTATGTAAATTATCTTGGAGACGAAATGCCAACATACACACTGAATTTCTCCGAAGGAAGTTCCATGATTGTAGCACAGTACTACAATATAATGAAACTGGGCTTCGACGGGTACTCAGCAATAGTAAACAAGATGATGGGTAATGCGCACTATCTCGCCGAAAGTATTGCAAAATTAGGATCGTTTGAGCCGTTAAATGACGCCAGGCATATCCCCGTTGTTACATTTAAACAGAAAGAAAAGAAAAAATTCACTCTTTTTGATCTTTCCTACAAGCTAAGGGAAAGGGGTTGGATCGTACCTGCTTACTCTTTGCCACCAGAGGCCAATGATACTACAATCATGCGGGTTGTTGTAAGGGAGAATTTCACTTCAGATATGATTGATATCTTTGTTCAGGACCTGATGAATGCAGAAAAAACTCTGGAAAATGGTAACCAGAGTCAAACTAAAGCTTATTCAAGGAATGCACATTCTGTATCATAACCTTGGAATAATTTCATTTTTTCGATTGCTGTGGCCTTCCACAATACTTGATACCGTTCTGAAGTGATGTACATACGGGACGCTGCATGGATTAAATACTATTTTTAACATTTCGCTTATATTGAAATCAATATTGATAGTTTCAGATCCAATAAGCTCAGGGGTATCTGTACAGTTAAATGTCATAAACTTCCTAAGATCAAAATTAAGTGGTAAATTTAAGGTATACGTATACTGGAACTGTATTTCGACAGAACCAAATAGAGTCTCTGGCTTAGACTCAGTAGATCTAGTCAACTCAGGCAGTAATTTCAACATATGCCGATTACTTCCAAAAAGATTCAAATCAAACGAAGGAATTTTATGGGTGCTGAGTTGGATTGTAGAATCCATGCTTGGAATTGGGGCTGAGGATGTTAAAAAGGTTGTAGAAAATAATCAGATTGATTACATTGTTAACATATCCTCAACTATACCCTGCAAATCAGATGTTCTGATTATTCAGGGCATCCCTTTTCTTGAAACGCTCAACAATCTTTCAGAGAGCAGTTCTAGTGCTTACATAGTACGTTCTCTGTTCTGGTTCCCTATTCTTTTGCTTCAAAGAAAATTACTGGCAAAATTTAAATCTGGAAGCAAAAAGATCTATGCAAACTCGAAATATATAAAGGGCTATTACGAGAATTTAGGGTTTAAAGTCCCATCTGTTATACACACTGTAAAAAATTTTTCCATGTTCAAAAGGAACACTGCCGAGTCGAATGAAAATTACGTTTTATCTTATATCGGGAAGGAAACTGAGATTAAGACTCTCATTGAACTTGCAAAAAAAGGTGTTAAGATAATAACATTCGGATCCAAAGTACCACCTGGCATTTCTATCGATTACATAAAGAACTTTATGGAGGTTGAAGGACATGTCAGTGATGATCGCTTAGTCCGTCTGTATTCCGGTGCTCTTTTTACCGCTTTTCCCTTCACTGAAGAGCCTTTTGGTTATATCCCCATAGAATCCTCTCTTTGTGGCACTCCGGTACTTACGTACAATAAGCAGGGTCCTTTGGAAACGGTTTGTGAAGGGGAAAATGGATGGCTTGTAAGTTCTCGGGGAGATTTTATTTCTAAGGGACTTGAGATATGGAATCGCAAAGATTCAGGAATTAACCCTATTAAGTGTATCGAATTTGCAAAAAAGAAAATAGATGAATTCTCATCTGAACTCAACATAGATCAAATGGTTACAGAGAATTAAGTGCTATAACTTATCCTGGATCGGGTTTTCAATGGAGACACCACACACATTATGCACCAGTTAAAACACAATGAGACAAATAAATATAGAAGACAAATATTATGAAATGTGGTCCAGACTATAACCAATTCAATAATGAAATGTTCAAGTTGCGATTTCACTTTTAATCTGAGCTTTCCGCAGAGAGGATTTATATGGGAGTTCAAGAAACTAAACAAATTCAACGTTAAATGCCCAAAATGCCAGAAGAAGACTCTGAAAGATATTGGTGATGCCCAGTTCAGCGGGATTTACCCAGTGTATACGTATGATTCTATAAGCAAGAGATCGGAAGCGGCAATTACAGTATATATTTTTGCCGCAATCATAGCAGCCTTCGTCATCACCTCTGTTATGTATACTTCCAGTCTACTCTCATATTATCTTGTTTTTATTCTGCTTCTCATGATCGTTGTCCCAATTGTCATATACTTATTTTCCGTAAGATATGCAAAAATTTCGTTGGAACCTTGAATTGCTCATTGTAACAATGATTCTTATACGATCATAAAATTCTAAGTGAGAAGAAAAGGAATGTACAAAATCCGAACAAAACAAAAATTGAGTAGGTTCTGTTAGATCTGAATGGATTCTTCTTCCTAAAACCGAAGAAGGAATTTGAGTTAGCAAGGTGAAATATTGCACCCAGAATTAAACACGGTATCACGTAAACATTTTTGAGAAACACAATTGCAAATGCGGCATAAAATATATATTCGAAAATAAACGCAATCCGTCCTTTTTTCCATAAACTCATGCCAATTTTTTTATCCCTCTTTCCAAAACCGAATAATGGTAGGTTTTTTGAATGCGTTAATGTATCAAGGGCCCAGTGTGATTCACATGCCATTAAAAATACAATAATCGCCAAGATCATTTTTGTTATAACTCCTATAAAAACTGAGATGCCTATTTCTATAACAAGAGAAAAGATCAAAGAATGTGAATAAGGATAGTTTGAAAAATTAACTTTGCTTTGCAGAGGACTCTCAGGATTAATCGAAACCTTCTCAGCCCCGGTCAGAACCAAAACAGGCTAGAGCAAATCTGGAAAACCGACTCTTAATAGCGGTACCCAGTTTGGAATCCAGGGGAAGAAATACATTAACAGGAACGCTATAGCAACGTGTCCTATGAACATGCAACTACATCTATAATCTTAACATTAAGTGTCCGACAGGTTCAAAATTTGAACTCAGAATATTAAATAATAACCTGAAAAGTATTCTCATTTTATGTCTGCAATAATGGGAATAGTGAAGTATCAAGCCACAATAGATATGAAGGCGGGGAAAACCTATGTCGCATTCGGTCTCGTATCTTTTCTCGCAATAGCCTATGGATATCTGATACCGAGATTTGCATCCGGAACTTTGTTTGCATATACCAAAAGTTCACAAGCATGGATGCTAACAACCTCAAGCGTCTTTGTAACAGTTGCTGCGGGCTTAGCGGGTTTATTTATTGGTGCATTCATCGGATCTGACGTCATTGCCCAGGAATTCGAATCTGGGTCCATAATCAAGCTATTTTCTCTTCCGATTCGTCGAGGAGATATCTATCTCGGGAAATTCATTGAAAAATTGATATTCGCACTGATCTTATCGCTAATATTTGTAATAGTTGCCATAATTTGCGGACACTTTCTTTCAGGCTATCAAAGCTATTTTCAGTGGTTACCCGCATTTATAGGTGGCATAGTTCTCTTGATTGCAGGATTTACGTCTATGGGTTTTCTTTTTGGGCCGTTGGTTCGGCAATCCTCCTTCGTTTTTGGTATAATGTTTGGCGTCTGGATATTTTTCGCTGTAATATTCGGGATCCTCGCGATGAAGATCGGTTATGGTGATGGAACATTTGCAATTCCATTTATGAATATGACCTCAGTTCCATCATCTATCATGAATTATGCAGTCAATCCGTCGGGAATTCTTCACTTGCAATACGTTTCGCTGGGAAGTTCTAGGCACTTTAGCATATCAGCGTGGAAATATATGATTCTGAATGTTATATTTGCGTCAATCGAAGTTCTGTTCATTTTTGGTTTGGGATTTGCCATATTTAGAAAAGCAGAAATAAGGGGCTGATAACAGTGGATGCGCTTGTTGTAGAAAATCTAAGCAAAACATACTCAAATGGAAGAGGAATAAGAGAAATAAATCTGAATGTCCAGAAAGGGAAAATACATGCTTTACTTGGTAACAATGGAGCAGGTAAAAGCACCACAATGAAATGTATTACTGGAATAATTTTCCCTGATAGTGGCCGAATAGAGGTAATGGGAAAAGAATTCAGGGATAATGATCCTAAAATAAAGTCATGTGTTGGTTATTCTCCTGAACTTCCCTCTCTACCAAAGAATTTGACGGGAAGGCAATGTCTGATTGTATATGGCTATCTAAAGGGACTAAGTAAGGATCGGGTCAGGCTGGAATCGAAAGATCTCCTTGAAAAGGTCGGGCTTCTTGATGCTTCAGACTCAAGGGTTTCTCAGTACAGTAGAGGTATGTTGCAGAGGCTTGATCTCGCGATAGCAATGGAGGGAGGTCCAGACATACTTATTCTCGACGAACCAACTGCAGGACTTGATCCATCTTCCGCATCAAAGTTCAGGGCTCTGTTAAGGGAACAGGCAGCAGAAGGTCAGACCATTTTGCTCTCCGATCACCAGCTTTCCGAAGTTGAGCGGTTATGTTCAGATGCGACAATTATAAATGAAGGACGGACTATAATTCAGTCAAAAATGTCTGATTTATTGAAGAAGGTAAAAGGGAGCTTCAAATACGTTGGAGAATTTTCTTCTGTGAGTGATAAATTAATTCATGACATTGAAAAAATAAACGGTGTTGTTCGTGTGGATATGGATCATAATGGCGGCAACACTCTCATAATATGTACTGAAAAGCGGGATCAGCTGAATAGTGAAGTCTCAGGAATCGCGAAAGAGATAGGCTGTTCGTTGTACTCATTAGCCGAGAGTAAAACAACATTGGAGGACATATTCCTAGCTCTTGTAAATGCCGAGGAGTAGCGTTAAATGGAAAGTCTCGTGAGCACTTTCTAGGGGGATGAATATAATATCAGAGTGAATAATAATGTTACGACAATTTGGGAACACTGAGATAGAATGTCATAGGACATGAGAGAAAAATTAGTTGGGGAGATGTACAGTAAGATGGATGACGATTTAAAATTTAAAAATGAGCTCTTAAGATCTGTTGAGCAGATTAATAACCGTGTTCTTGGTTTTCAGAGTTATATTATGCGTCGAACTTGGGGAGTGCTTTTTGGAATCGTTGCATTACTTATTTTGGTAGATTCTCTGTCGTTTCCTGTAATTACATACTTCATTTCTTCTGCTTATCTGGCAGATATCACCAGCATTCTAATTCAGGTAACAGTATTTGTATTCGCGATTTTTTATTGGTTTAATTTATTTGAGAACTCGGCGAGGATAGTTAAATTAAGAGAATTCGCCAGGGCGAATCGCTCTTATCGAATCGGAAATAGGACGATAATTTGGAGAAATGGTATTGTCGCATTGTTCCTTCTGTGTATATTCGCAGGATTAGTAATAGACAGCACAAATATCACTCTGAGATATGTAATATCAAACTTGATTTTCCTTCTTGTTTATTTGGTTCTCGATATTATACTCATTCGAGGTCTTAAAAACACATTTGTGAAAATCCCTTTTGAAGGATATGCAGTCTTCTTTTCGTACATGTTTTTGGTTATTTTCAGTTCTGTTACTTCGATTATTGGGATGTATATTTCAGTTCCAAAAATGCTTGAAGAAGTCTCATATCTACTGCTTGGTGTTGTTCTTGCGATCCTGCTGTTGAGCTCGTTTAGTTTCATTTATCACGCACCAGACTATTTGGAGGAACTCAATGGGGAGTAGTCTTACTGATGCGGAAAATTTTCGGCGATTTGTCCTCACCCAGCTCGCAGAAGAAATAACGGATACCCCTTTTAAGTCTTCGATAAGACTTATAATAATTATGTCTCTGGGTGTAAGCAAGAGAATGAGGCTCACTGACATTATGAAACTCACTGGATGTGGAAAGGGAAGTATTTCGAACCATATCGATAAACTAGAGAAGTCGGGTTTCGTAACTACGCATGACGCTTCGTTCTTCACTTCTCCGCGTATTGTAGTTGAAATAACGAAGAAAGGTGAAGAATTCTATAACAACTACCTCAGCATGCTTGAAAAAATAATATACAGTCATGGGCACGGTGATGGAGAGAATTCCGCGTCAGACTCTAAAACAGAAGATAGTCCGGATCTGAATTGATAGATCTTTGACAAATGATTCCTGGATTTCCAGCAAGTGTTATCTAAGAACCATTTACGTCTTCTGTATTTCGTTTCCGCCTCGGAACAGACAACAGCAAAAACATCAGGGCCAGAATGCTCGAGACCAGAACAAAGTTAAACGAAATTTCAATGCTTATAACAAAAATTAATGCAAAGATCGTGCTTCCAAGAAAACCTGATATCGCTTTTCCGGTGTAAAAGATTCCATTGTTCGATGTAGAGAACTTTGAACCAAAGACGTCACCGATTAGAGCGAAATACATCGATATCATGGATCCGCCGAAAAACCCAATAAGGACAATTGAAAGTGGAAATATTCTGAGAACCAAAAACAAGGCACCCGCTATGATAGAAATATCTATTATAACCAGTGTTTTCGTTCTGCCTATGAAATCCGAAATATACCCGAGTATTGGCCTGCTGATTCCACTTAACAGGGGAAATATGGAAATTAATATTGTGAATTCATACAACGGAAGCGATTTACCTATAAATCCAAAAGACGAGGCTATTACAATAAGTGGTATCGATCCAAGTATAAAAGAAATATAGAGTATCCAGTAACGAGTGTTTGTTATAGTGGAAAGCGGAGTTCTTCCGGAAATCGTTGATTGTTCTGGATAACGGGTTAATGACATTAATACGGGGAGTATTATGATTTCAAGCAAACCGATTATGAGCATTGGTGTTCTAAACTCTCCGAATCTCCCGATGAATACATTTGCTATACTTGCGCCAACACCAAAACCAAGAGATATTGTTCCGACAGCGATGCCCCTTGATCCCACAAACCATTTGACTGCAAGGTTAGTTGCAATACCGTATAGTATACCTTCCCCTATGCTCCCAAGAGACCATAAAACGTAGAATACTGCCAGATTGTGAAGGAATGACGTACCCAGAAATCCTGACGCAGAGAGAATTGCAGAAATTATCCCGATCCTCCTTGGGCCGTACTTGTCTGCTATGTAGCCTCCGGGACCTTGTGAAACGGTTGAAAAAATTGCGAATAGGGTAAACGCAACCTGAATTTCTATAAGTCTGGTTTCAAATCCGGATACAAGTAATGGTTCAAAAACATTCCACGAATATTGATAGAGTGAATTGAAAGACATCACGATTAAACCTATTGCAAGATAGAATCTCCGATCCACATGTAGGAATAATCTACACGTATTTATTATTCGAGCTCAACAACGTGAAATGTTCCTTAGAATACCGTGCTCCGAAAGATAAGGTTATGCCGGTTTTCAATCAAGGTTCTTCGTATCATTGAGATAACTGTCCAGCATATCCATGGCTTCTTTGAAGTTGTCGGGATCTGATGTCATGCAGATCCTGAATCCATTTTCATCATTAAAATACCTGCCTGGAACAATTAGTATACCCGTATCCTGGAGTAACTTTTTGGCAAATTCTAAAGAATCGGGTCCTTTTGTATATCTTAGATAAGCGATCGAACTTGAATCCGGTAGATCCGATTTTAGTTCTGTATGTAATGCAAGAAACTCTTTCAGTATTTGCATATTCTTTTCAATAATTGTCTTTGCAAAGGAAATAAATCGTTTCCTGTTCCTAATTGCCTGTGCAGCTATCCACATACTGTAATTCGATATTTCTGCGGTTACAATATCTTTCACATTGTTGAGTTCACTGGCGACATCTTCTTCTGCTATCATCCAACCAACTCTTAAATTTCCCAGACCGAAAAATTTTGTCATGGTATTCGAAACTATAATTCTTTTGGATCCGCTGAACAACGTCCCGGGATTTTCTTCCATGGAAAACGGTCTGAATGTTTCGTCAGAATAGAGATAACTGTCATTTTCCTCGACCAAACTAATCATTTCATTAATTACTCTTTGATCAAAACTTTTTCCTGTAGGATTATTCGGATTTGTGAATTCAAAGAGAAAATTCTTTTCTGACAAAAAATCTTCTCTATTTGGGGCTTTAAAGATCAATGGCATGCCAAGTGAACGCGGGGTAAGAAACATAGGCATATATTCTATCGGTGGAACATATACTTTTGATACCTTCTCTCTTAGGTATGCATTTGCAATAAATATCCCCCCGGTACCTCCACATGTCGTAACCACATTTTCCTTGTGGACTTTGTACACACTCGCTACACTTTCTGTGAATACTTCCGGCGTTTCCCTCATCTCTGATCTATAGTCTTCGTATGAAGTGTTGATACCGAAACGTTCTAGATCTGGTTCAGAAAAACCGCTATTAGTCAGATTAAATCTACATTGTTTCCTGTTCGTCCGTATCCATGTGAACATCTCATCTTCTAGGGCTTTCATTATTACGAGTAAACATAATTCCTGCTTGCTGAAAAATGTTTGTGCTTAAATTTACGGCACAAGAAACTCGTTTTCTCTATTCGCTGAGCCAGCTTTCTCTTCAGATCTTTTAATCTCAAGATTCCTTAATTCTTTTCTTATTATCTTGCCACTGATGGTTTTCGGTAAATCTTTGACAAATTCTATCCTTTTAGGCCTCATATAGGCAGCCGTTACCTTCTTTACATGAAAACTGAGTTCTCTCGCAAGAGAGCTGCTTGGAGAGTAACCGTTTTTAAGGATTATGAACGCCTTTACAACATTTCCTCTTATTTGATCTGGAGAGGCCACCACGGCGGATTCTGCGACAGCCGGATGAGTCAGAAGTGCGGACTCGACCTCAAACGGACCGATCCGGTAGTCTGAAGCCTTTATGACATCATCAGCACGTGAAACAAACCAAACATAACCATCTAAAT
This is a stretch of genomic DNA from Thermoplasmatales archaeon. It encodes these proteins:
- a CDS encoding glycosyltransferase; this encodes MKSILIVSDPISSGVSVQLNVINFLRSKLSGKFKVYVYWNCISTEPNRVSGLDSVDLVNSGSNFNICRLLPKRFKSNEGILWVLSWIVESMLGIGAEDVKKVVENNQIDYIVNISSTIPCKSDVLIIQGIPFLETLNNLSESSSSAYIVRSLFWFPILLLQRKLLAKFKSGSKKIYANSKYIKGYYENLGFKVPSVIHTVKNFSMFKRNTAESNENYVLSYIGKETEIKTLIELAKKGVKIITFGSKVPPGISIDYIKNFMEVEGHVSDDRLVRLYSGALFTAFPFTEEPFGYIPIESSLCGTPVLTYNKQGPLETVCEGENGWLVSSRGDFISKGLEIWNRKDSGINPIKCIEFAKKKIDEFSSELNIDQMVTEN
- a CDS encoding ABC transporter permease gives rise to the protein MSAIMGIVKYQATIDMKAGKTYVAFGLVSFLAIAYGYLIPRFASGTLFAYTKSSQAWMLTTSSVFVTVAAGLAGLFIGAFIGSDVIAQEFESGSIIKLFSLPIRRGDIYLGKFIEKLIFALILSLIFVIVAIICGHFLSGYQSYFQWLPAFIGGIVLLIAGFTSMGFLFGPLVRQSSFVFGIMFGVWIFFAVIFGILAMKIGYGDGTFAIPFMNMTSVPSSIMNYAVNPSGILHLQYVSLGSSRHFSISAWKYMILNVIFASIEVLFIFGLGFAIFRKAEIRG
- a CDS encoding glutamate decarboxylase; its protein translation is MVARKMKFGEMKNRDRNYEKNHNRYMDNEVPKFTFPRSGIRARAAYQLIHDELNLDGNPDLNLATFVTTWMEPEADRLIIENLHKNFIDHFEYPQVNVIEERIVNILANLYNVPERDNFIGTSTIGSSEAIMLGLLAHKWNWKQRRIKENEPHDRPNIVFGGDTHVSWDKFAKYFDVEPRIVPLKKDRFVIGPDDVRKKIDENTIAVGAVLGTTFTGEFDPVTELNDMLLDVKNDLGLDIPIHVDAASAGFITPFYEPDFKWDFRLEQVKSINSSGHKFGLVYPGLGWLIFRNESLLPEDLKFYVNYLGDEMPTYTLNFSEGSSMIVAQYYNIMKLGFDGYSAIVNKMMGNAHYLAESIAKLGSFEPLNDARHIPVVTFKQKEKKKFTLFDLSYKLRERGWIVPAYSLPPEANDTTIMRVVVRENFTSDMIDIFVQDLMNAEKTLENGNQSQTKAYSRNAHSVS
- a CDS encoding ABC transporter ATP-binding protein, which gives rise to MDALVVENLSKTYSNGRGIREINLNVQKGKIHALLGNNGAGKSTTMKCITGIIFPDSGRIEVMGKEFRDNDPKIKSCVGYSPELPSLPKNLTGRQCLIVYGYLKGLSKDRVRLESKDLLEKVGLLDASDSRVSQYSRGMLQRLDLAIAMEGGPDILILDEPTAGLDPSSASKFRALLREQAAEGQTILLSDHQLSEVERLCSDATIINEGRTIIQSKMSDLLKKVKGSFKYVGEFSSVSDKLIHDIEKINGVVRVDMDHNGGNTLIICTEKRDQLNSEVSGIAKEIGCSLYSLAESKTTLEDIFLALVNAEE
- a CDS encoding MFS transporter, which gives rise to MSFNSLYQYSWNVFEPLLVSGFETRLIEIQVAFTLFAIFSTVSQGPGGYIADKYGPRRIGIISAILSASGFLGTSFLHNLAVFYVLWSLGSIGEGILYGIATNLAVKWFVGSRGIAVGTISLGFGVGASIANVFIGRFGEFRTPMLIIGLLEIIILPVLMSLTRYPEQSTISGRTPLSTITNTRYWILYISFILGSIPLIVIASSFGFIGKSLPLYEFTILISIFPLLSGISRPILGYISDFIGRTKTLVIIDISIIAGALFLVLRIFPLSIVLIGFFGGSMISMYFALIGDVFGSKFSTSNNGIFYTGKAISGFLGSTIFALIFVISIEISFNFVLVSSILALMFLLLSVPRRKRNTEDVNGS
- a CDS encoding pyridoxal phosphate-dependent aminotransferase; the encoded protein is MKALEDEMFTWIRTNRKQCRFNLTNSGFSEPDLERFGINTSYEDYRSEMRETPEVFTESVASVYKVHKENVVTTCGGTGGIFIANAYLREKVSKVYVPPIEYMPMFLTPRSLGMPLIFKAPNREDFLSEKNFLFEFTNPNNPTGKSFDQRVINEMISLVEENDSYLYSDETFRPFSMEENPGTLFSGSKRIIVSNTMTKFFGLGNLRVGWMIAEEDVASELNNVKDIVTAEISNYSMWIAAQAIRNRKRFISFAKTIIEKNMQILKEFLALHTELKSDLPDSSSIAYLRYTKGPDSLEFAKKLLQDTGILIVPGRYFNDENGFRICMTSDPDNFKEAMDMLDSYLNDTKNLD
- a CDS encoding transcriptional regulator, translated to MGSSLTDAENFRRFVLTQLAEEITDTPFKSSIRLIIIMSLGVSKRMRLTDIMKLTGCGKGSISNHIDKLEKSGFVTTHDASFFTSPRIVVEITKKGEEFYNNYLSMLEKIIYSHGHGDGENSASDSKTEDSPDLN